In Deinococcus aquiradiocola, the sequence GACGAGGAGCACGAGATCGTCACGAAGGCGCGGGCCCTGCTGCAGGCCGACCCGCACTTCCAGGCGCTGCCGTCCCCGACACTGTCACGCGTCGAGGTGAACCGGGGCGTGCCGTGCAGCGAGTCGGGATGCCTGTACCTGCGCTACGAGGTGCCGGGTCAGACGCCGCAGGAGTTCTGGCCGCACTGGGGCAAGAACGACAAGGTCAGCTGGAAGAGCGGACAGGTCAGCGTCCATGAAGAATGACGCCCTTCCGCCATGTACAGGCGCGTCAGACATGAAGATGACCTGTGACGGCGCTGTCAGAAGCCCGTCCTTACGCTGAGCCATGCCAACAACACAGGGAGGGGCAGGAAGTACGGACCCACAACCTTCCCCAATGCACTTCCCTCACCAGGACGTCACTGAAGCGGCATTCAACATCACGGCCGCACTCATCGTCGTCCTCAACCGCACAGGCCACATCGTGCGATTCAACGCGGCCTGCGAACGACTGACCGGACACCGCGAGGCGGACGTGATCGGACAGTTGCTCTGGCCGCTCGTCCTCGACGAATCCGAAGCGCAAAGGGCACGGGAAACCTACAAAGCCATGTCCCCCCACTCACCGATCGGCCCTTACCAGAATTACTGGATGACGCCACACGGTGAACGCCGGTACATCAACTGGCAGACCACCCACCTGTTCGCCGAGGACGGCGAGATTGACCTGCTCGTCGCGACTGGCATCGACGTCACCGAAGAACGGGCCGTTCAACTCGCCCTGAAAGATAGTGAACATCGCTTCCGGGTGTTGTTCGACCAGTCCGGGGAAGGCGGCGTCCTCATCGACCCGCACGACCCGGTCGTCCCCTGGCGTATCGTCGAATGCAACGCCACGTTCGCCACCATGAACGGTTACGCGCACCATGAGCTGATTGGTCAGTCCATCGACCTCCTGCATGAAGATGACCTCATGGCACGCGAAGGCCCTGCACTGCTCGAATTCATTCGCGAATGCGGTGACGACGCCAAAGGCGAAGGAACGCACGTTCACCGCGACGGCCACGTGTTCCCAGTCGAAAGTGCGTCACGACTCGTCGTTCTGGGCGGGAAGGAACTCGTGCTCGGCATTGACCGGGACATCACGGCACGGAAACGCACGGAAACGCAACTGAAAGCCCTGAATGAACGCCTGACGTTCGACGCGCACCACGACGCCCTCACCGGTCTGCCGAACCGGATTCTGCTCACCGACTGCCTCACGCAGGAACTCGCGCGGAGGAAACGGAATGACACGCAGCTCGCTGTGATGTTCGTCGACCTGGACGATTTCAAGCGCGTGAACGACAGCCTCGGACACGCAGCCGGGGACGCGCTCCTGCGTGAAGTGACGGAACGCGTGAAAACCACGCTCCGGCCGAGTGACACTGTGGCACGCGTCGGTGGGGACGAGTTCGTGATCCTCGTGCCTGAACTGAGCAGCCTGCATCACGCGGGACGCATCGCGCGTCGCGTGCAGGAAGCCGTGATGACCCCCATCTTCCTGGCCGGGATGACCGTCACGGTCGGCTGCAGCATCGGGATCACCTTGTGCCCACAGGACGGCCAGGAGGCTGGTGACCTCCTCCGACAGGCGGATATCGCCATGTACGAGATCAAGAAGTCCGGGAAGAATGCCGTCCAGTTCTTCACGCCGTCCATGAATGAGGCCGCGCAGGACCGGTTGCGGCTTGAGTCGCGGTTACGCACCGCGATCGCCGGGGGGGACCTCACCCTGCACTACCAGCCTCAGGTGGATGTCCTGACGGGCAACCTCGTGGGCCTCGAAGCGCTCGCGCGCTGGACGGACCAGGAGTTGGGGACCGTGCCACCCGACCAGTTCATTCCCGTGGCGGAAGATACGGGCCTGATCGTCGCGCTTGGTGTATGGGCTCTGGATGAGGCGTGCCGTCAGGCGGCCGAGTGGGAGGTGAAAGTCCCGATCGCCGTGAATGTCTCCCCGGCGCAATTGATTCGCGAAGAGTTCCCGGACGTCGTCAGAGACACGCTCGCCAGGTACGGCCTCCCCCCCCGCCTGCTGAAGCTGGAGCTCACGGAGCGCCTCACGATCCGCGATCCGGTCCTGGCAGCCCGGCAGCTCGGTCGCCTGCGCGACCTGGGCGTTCGGCTGTCCCTGGACGATTTCGGTGCGGGGCAATCCGTCATCGCGTCGCTCATGCGGTTACCGCTGCATGAACTGAAACTCGACCGGATGCTGCTGGCGAACATCACGGAAGATCCCTCATCGTGGGGGATGATGGAGGCCCTCCTGTCTCTCGCGCAGAGCCTGGATCTTCCCGTGGTGGTTGAAGGGGTGGAGACAAGCGCACAACTGAATGCCATGCGTGCCATGGGGTGCGGCACTGTGCAGGGGTACCTGACGGGCAGACCACAGCACCCAGCGTCGGTCTTCAGCCTGTTGTCGGCCGGCAGCCCCGATGAACCCAACCCGTCGTGACCTGCGGGCGCCCGACACCCCAACAGGAATGTAGCCGAGTTCGCAATGCCTGCGCGGGATGCACGTTTCAGGACGGTAGGCTAACGGCATGAACGAACGGTTGATCAGCGCAGCTGGCTTCACGTGCGCGGGCCACCTCAAAACCGGGGAGTTCCTCGAAGGGATCCTGATCCTCAGTTACAACCGTCAGACCATCCCTGGCTTCCCGCATCCCGTTGGAACAGGCATGGAACGCCGGTGCATCTTCACGGTCGGGGGCCCCGCACTGACCAGTCTGCCCGGGCAACTTGACGCCACGGTCACCTGTGAGTTGCTCGGCGAGCGCCTGCAGATCATTATCACGCCTGAAGTCATCACGCCAGCCCCTGGAAGCTGGCGCCTCCAGGGGCCGTACGAACCCCGGAATCGGTGGAAGCTCCCCACGGTCCGGCAGGCGGGAGAACGCGACGCCCTCCACGGGCAGGATGATCACCCGGTTGCGTTGCGGCAGGCCGCGCCGGACGAACCGTTGATCGGACGGGCACACACCAGCGAGGATGATGCGCGACGAGTTCATGACCTGCTGGCATGGGGCGTGAACTTTGAACGCTCTCTTGGCGACCGCGGCGACTGACGACGCTCAGATCGAGAAGTTCAACGCGTGCATGACAGCCTGAATCGGTGAGGCCAACGTGACGTGAACCCCGGCCTCGACCGTTCCGCCCCACAGCAGGCCGACCACTGCTCCTCCTCCTTTCACCACGACGCTTCCACTGTCTCCAGCGTCCGCGAACTGCGTCGGGTCGCCCGTGATCCCGATCTGGTTCCGGTACGTGGTTCCCCCGCTCGGCACGTCCACCCGGACGTACCTGACCACGCCAGTGGTGACGTTGGTGGTGATGCCCGTCTTGTTCACGCGGTCATTCAGGGCGACCGTTCCGGCCCCCGTCACGATGCCAGAGCCGGAGATGGCGCGCACGGTGCCCGTACGGCCGTTCGACACGGTCGCCACGGCCGCGTCCACGCCCACCTGCATGCCCCCGAAGGCGATGTTCCCCTTCACGACATTGAGGTGATCGCCCGCCACGTCGACGCTGACCCAGGTGTCCACGCGCGCCGGTTGGCAGACCTGCGTGTTGGACGGCGGGTTACCGTAAGCCATGACGTGCGCGTTGCTCAGCATGGCGGTCTGTCCCGTGCCGTTCAGCGTCACGATCAGGCCCATGGTGCCGTGCCAGTCGGCCTGCAGGCTGTTCTTGTCAGGACCGCAGCTGATGCCGCCCTGCATGGGTTCCATCTTCTTCAGGCGGGGGTTGCCCAGTTCCACCTGCTGGGTGAGTTGGGCGTCCTTCAGCGGTCCGAGGGGGCCGAACGTGGCCTGCACGACGCGCACCGGGACGCCCTGTTCCTGCAGTGACTGCAGGACGGGCGCGGCGGTGGTGGCCTGCAGGGCGGCCTCGTGCTCCGCGAACACGACCAGGGCCAGGTCGTCCCCGTCCGGGTGGCCGACACCGACGCCGGTCACTCCGGGAAGGGCGAGCAGGTCGTCCGCGTGGCGTTCTTTGACATCGATGAGTTGATCGAGCGTGAAGTCCGTCATGGTCACTCCTGTCCTTCGTGAAGGTGGAGGGTCAGGCCGTTAGGGGGACGGCCTGACCCCGGGGGGTCAGATGTCGAGGTCTGCGACGTACTGCTCGGCACGGTTCCCGAGCTTGTCGATGATCTGCTGCCGCACGCGCGCGTAGGTGTCCTCGTTCAGGGTGATGGTCTGGCCGCCCTGGTAGAGCTCCATGTCGGAGTACTTGAAGTGCGCCCAGAGGAAGTTGACCTTGACGTCGTGGGATTTGAAGTAGAAGGACCCGATGTGCATGGTGGGCGTCGTTCCGCTCTCCGTGACCGTGCCGATCTGGAAGTTCCCGGAGGTGGGCGTCGAGGCGGAGCTGCTGAACAGGGCGACGCGGTCGTCGCCTTCACCGAGGCTCTCGACGGCAGCGATGGTCGCCTTCGCGATCAGGAGGGGGTTCTCGGACATGATCGCGGCCAGCAGGGTCAGCACGGCCGTCTTCACCTGGAAGCTGGAGCCGCTGCTGCTGTACTTCTGGAAGTTGAAGTTCGAGATGACCCAGCCGACGTTTTCGAGCACTTCGCGGTACTTCTTGTACCAGCCGACCGTGTCTTTTTCGCGGTCAGCGGCTTTGTTCGCGGCGAGCTGGGCGAGGAGGGTGCTGTTCAGCACGTCCGCTTTGGTGCCGGTGCTGAGGCCGTCCACGAAGGACACGAGGCTCCCGGCGTCCACGAAGCCCTGCGCTTTGTCGTCCGTGAGGAGCAGTTTGCGGTCGACGAGACCGTGGGGGAGGGTGGCGAGTTCCAGGGAATCCACGTACGCGTGCAGTTGATCGTCGGTCAGTGACATGATGCCTCCAGGTTGAGAGAAGGGCGAAGTGTAGAGGGGCGGCGGTGCAGCAAGAGATCCCCAGCAGGAATCACTGAAGTGGTTCCTGCGAGTTGATTCAGTGTGTTTCATGGGGCGTAATCTGGGCGTAATGACAATCGATCTTCACTACTCCACGTCGCATGCCTCTGCTTTCAATTTTCACTGTCGAAACTTCAATGATCGTATTGATCTTTTTACGACGATATGATGTAGAGAGAAAAGGCGTCTAAGGATCACCTCAGACGCCCCGGGGCTGTATGTGATCTCTCCCGCCCGCTTGGGAGGAATACCCGGGATGGGGCCGCATGTTCACCCGCGCCCGCCCCTCTGAACTCGCCGTGCGCGTCTACCGGTGGTGGACATCTCCCCCACCAGCCCACCCGCAGGCGCTATGACGTGCGGGAAGCCTGCCCGGGTTCCGGCACGCGGTAGATCACCAGATTCCCAACACGCTTAGCCAACACGCGCCCCAAACCCACCAGCTCCAACAACGCGACGTCCACCTCCCCCACTGGCAGCGCCAAGGCCTGCGCGATCCGGCGGCTCCCCTCTGGCCGCCCCGACTCCACCAGCCACGCCAGCACCCGCTGCGCGACCGGCGTGACCGGCCCGGCAAGCACCATGCCCGAGGGCAGTGCCGGAACGGCCGGAAGGTACTGCGTGCGGCCGCGTATGTCCCAGCGCGCCTCAGCCAAGCCCTCGTGCAACAGGCCCGCCATCACTTCCTTAAAGAGGCCAGGCCGCAAGACAGAGGCCTCCCGCAATGCCCCCTCCGGCCACGTCTCCCGCGCACGCAACAGCGCCAGCACCCGGGCCCGCGCTTCCACCCACATCTCCGTATGAGACGCCACGTCACTCCCCCAGCAAGATCACAGCACGAGACGACGCAAACACGCCGCACCCAACACGATGAAGAGGATCACCCCACCAATCTACCAGCCGCGTCGCTCCCTCATCCCCGCCGCCACCCACCCGAATACCATGGCACACATGACCATCACGGCCGGCGACACCGCCCCCAACACCAACCACTTCCTCACCCGCGCCCACCCGCACGAAAACAGGCACTGGACCGTCCTGTACTTCTACCCCCAAGGTAACAACCCCCACTGCGTCATGCAGTCCCGCCGCTACCAGGCCCTCAAACCCGAATTCGACCGCCTCAGCGTCCACCTCCACGCCGTCAGCATCGACACCGAAGAAGACCA encodes:
- a CDS encoding putative bifunctional diguanylate cyclase/phosphodiesterase, with the protein product MHFPHQDVTEAAFNITAALIVVLNRTGHIVRFNAACERLTGHREADVIGQLLWPLVLDESEAQRARETYKAMSPHSPIGPYQNYWMTPHGERRYINWQTTHLFAEDGEIDLLVATGIDVTEERAVQLALKDSEHRFRVLFDQSGEGGVLIDPHDPVVPWRIVECNATFATMNGYAHHELIGQSIDLLHEDDLMAREGPALLEFIRECGDDAKGEGTHVHRDGHVFPVESASRLVVLGGKELVLGIDRDITARKRTETQLKALNERLTFDAHHDALTGLPNRILLTDCLTQELARRKRNDTQLAVMFVDLDDFKRVNDSLGHAAGDALLREVTERVKTTLRPSDTVARVGGDEFVILVPELSSLHHAGRIARRVQEAVMTPIFLAGMTVTVGCSIGITLCPQDGQEAGDLLRQADIAMYEIKKSGKNAVQFFTPSMNEAAQDRLRLESRLRTAIAGGDLTLHYQPQVDVLTGNLVGLEALARWTDQELGTVPPDQFIPVAEDTGLIVALGVWALDEACRQAAEWEVKVPIAVNVSPAQLIREEFPDVVRDTLARYGLPPRLLKLELTERLTIRDPVLAARQLGRLRDLGVRLSLDDFGAGQSVIASLMRLPLHELKLDRMLLANITEDPSSWGMMEALLSLAQSLDLPVVVEGVETSAQLNAMRAMGCGTVQGYLTGRPQHPASVFSLLSAGSPDEPNPS